Genomic segment of Bartonella bacilliformis KC583:
TGATTTTTCACACCGAATACCACCCGTGCAAAACATTGCGATTCTTTTTTTCTTCTTAAGCTCATCTTGATGATTGGCGACCCATTGAGGAAATTCACGAAATGTTTTAATATTAGGATCTACTGCCCCTTGAAAACTACCCAGCATATATTCATAATCATTACGCGTATCAACAACAAGGGTCTCTTCATCTTGAATCAGAGCATTCCAATCTTCAGGAGCAACATAAGTACCAACAGCTTTCAGCGGGTTAATCCCTTCAACTCCCATTGTTACAATTTCTTTTTTCAATCGCACTTTTATACGATGAAAAGGCATTTTTGATGCCCATGAATATTTAAGCTCTGGTGTCTGGAATGCAGGTTCTGCAGTAATAAAACGCACCAATGTTTCAATTGCAGCACAAGAACCGGCAACAGTTCCATTAATCCCCTCTTTTGCTAAAAGAAGGGTTCCTTTAATGCCATTTTCCTGACATAAATCCAGCAAAGGCTTTTGTAATTTTTGGTAATGCTTCAAATCTGCAAAACAATAAAGGGCAGCAACTTTAAATTTCTTTTCCATATTCTTGCCATACCGTGCGTTTTATTCAATTTCAAGAATTATTCATTCCGATCTTTTGTACTCTATATAGAGTACCTCATTCAACCACCCTTATTCAATCATCCCATAAAATCATACACCCAAAATAGATCACCCTGTATCATGCATCCACAAACAAACCATCAATATCTATTTTAGCTTTTGTCAGTCATGATTTACAAAATGCAATCTTTTAAAGACACCCCTGCCAAAGCTTAAAAGACCAAGTGATGGCATAAGTACCACGCTGCACATAAAACGACTGCCTTAACCTACGAAAGCACGTTCCACAACATAAGTAGCAGGCGCGTTGTTTGCTCCCTCGACAAGCCCAAAATCTTCACACATTGCAGCACAATCTTTTATCATCTCTATTGAGCCACAAATCATCACCCGATCTTCATCAGAATTGATTTTAGGTAAACCAGTTTCTTCAAAAAAAGCACCACTCTTCATAACAGTGGTAATACGCCCCATATGTTCTGAAGGCTCACGAGTGGTCATAGGATAAAACATCAACTGCTGAGCATATTCACCAATCAATGAATCTTGTTGCAAAGACGCTACAAGATCTTTTGCATAAGTCAGTTCGTTACATTCACGCGTGGTTTGAATCAGGACCACTTGAGAAAATTTTTCATATGTTTCAGGATCACGAATCAAGCTTGCAAAAGGAGCAACTCCTGTTCCCGTTGAAAGAAGATAAAGACGCTTTCCAGGAATAAGAGCATCAAGAACCAATGTTCCAGTAGATTTTTTACGCATTAAAACCGTATCACCAATTTTGATTTTTTGGAGATGTTCAGTCAATGGCCCCCCTGGAACTTTAATCGAAAAAAACTCAAGCTGTTCATCCCAAAATGGACTTGCAATTGAATACGCACGATAAACCGGCTTTTCTGCATTTGGTAAACCGATCATAATAAACTCACCCGAACGAAAACGAAAATTGTTTGGACGGTTCAGGCGAAATTTAAACAAACGGTCCGTATAGTGACAAACTTCCTGAACAGTAAGTGTAAAAACATTTTCAGGAATTGGAAAATTCGACGCAGTGCTACTGATATCTGCCTTAACATTGGGAATAGATGTACTCATAAAATTCTTCTTTACATCTTTATTGAACATTTAATCTCAGATTGTGCAAATTGTATAATGCTTACACGCTCATCTGCCAATATCTCTCTTCAATCATGAACAATTCTTGGTAATTTTATACAAAAACTGCTTCGAGAGAAAAGATGAAAGTGGTGCATCACCCTATCAATATGCAAATCTCTTATCATAAATTAGTTCAGCTGCATCGTCATCTTTCATAATATAACCAATGAGCAGGTCTACTTACCATCCAATCAATGAAAATAATCTCTGATGTATTTTTTTAAAAATGAATAGACCACTTATAACGATAGATAATCTCTTTTATCTCAATTACGCACCCGTAACACATACAAAAATCGATAAAAAAGAACCGGCCTGGTATTGCTTTTACAAATTTTACATTGAGGCTATTTTAGTAAAATGCAAACAAAGCAGGAAATAACTCTATTCAGTATATTAAAATTGAGCTTTTTATTTTAAAATTTTCTCTTTACAGATCATAATTCGGTATAAATCGTTAATGATTTTAAAAAGAAAGCATATTCAAATCCTCTTTAGGAGCTAATCAATAATAACGTGTAGAAAATTTCGTGTCTTATAAAAAGAGATAGAATTTTAAAATGAACCAACTCGTTGATTATAAAACAAACGCTGAACTTCCTTATACAACTGTAGCGACCATTGATCTTGGTGCTATTATTGCAAATTATAAAATTTTAGCCCAACATATTGCTCCTGCAGAATGCTCCGCTGTTGTGAAAGCAAATGCCTATGGAATGGGAGCTGAAAAAATTTCTTCTGCACTTTATCAGGCTGGTTGCCGTACCTTTTTTGTTTCTCAAATCCAAGAAGCACTGCAGCTAAAAACCATTTTACCTTCCAATATTACCCTCGTCCTTCTTAACGGCTTTCCACCGACGACAGAGGAATTTGTCGCTCAAGCGGGTCTTATCCCTGTTCTGAATTCTTGGCATGCGATCGAAAGTTGGCAAATGCTTTGCCAAAAAAAACATCAAAAATTTCCAGCAATCATCCAAATTGATACGCATATGAACCGATTGGGGCTTGATCAAGAAGAGTTACAACAGCTTATTAAACAACCTACCATTTTTGAAAAAGCCAACATAAAATATATTATGAGCCATCTTTCCAATGGAGATGACGCTACACATGCATCAAATGATACTCAATTAACTGCGATGAAAACAGCGCTCGCACAGCTCCCCACCTGTAAAGTCTCACTTGCCAATTCTGGGGGAATTTTCCTTAATTCAGACTTTTACTTTGATCTCGTTCGTCCAGGCATTGCACTTTACGGGGTTGACCCTCATGGAAAATGTCCAACCCCTATCAAACCTGTTTTAAAACTCGAAACCCAGGTTATTCAGAGCCGCCATGTTGATGCAGGCACCCCTGTTGGCTATGGAGGAAGTTTCGTGACCTCTCGACCGAGCACCCTCACAACTATTTCTATCGGCTATGCTGATGGTTGGCTGCGCACTCTTTCTAATAAAGGTGTCGTTTATTTCAACGGACATAAACTCCCTATTATTGGACGTATCTCTATGGATTCCACAATTGTGGATGCAACCGATCTTGAGTGTGAAAAACCTAAAATAGGCGACTGGGTAGAGCTGA
This window contains:
- a CDS encoding ferredoxin--NADP reductase yields the protein MSTSIPNVKADISSTASNFPIPENVFTLTVQEVCHYTDRLFKFRLNRPNNFRFRSGEFIMIGLPNAEKPVYRAYSIASPFWDEQLEFFSIKVPGGPLTEHLQKIKIGDTVLMRKKSTGTLVLDALIPGKRLYLLSTGTGVAPFASLIRDPETYEKFSQVVLIQTTRECNELTYAKDLVASLQQDSLIGEYAQQLMFYPMTTREPSEHMGRITTVMKSGAFFEETGLPKINSDEDRVMICGSIEMIKDCAAMCEDFGLVEGANNAPATYVVERAFVG
- a CDS encoding rhodanese-related sulfurtransferase, producing the protein MEKKFKVAALYCFADLKHYQKLQKPLLDLCQENGIKGTLLLAKEGINGTVAGSCAAIETLVRFITAEPAFQTPELKYSWASKMPFHRIKVRLKKEIVTMGVEGINPLKAVGTYVAPEDWNALIQDEETLVVDTRNDYEYMLGSFQGAVDPNIKTFREFPQWVANHQDELKKKKRIAMFCTGGIRCEKSTSYMRELGYEEVYHLKGGILQYLETIPKEESLWQGECFVFDERVSVRHGLEESGRELCRACRYPLGAEGKLSSHYEEGVSCDACYDTRSEFDKQRFRERHRQFQLAKARTMNSHQGL
- the alr gene encoding alanine racemase, with protein sequence MNQLVDYKTNAELPYTTVATIDLGAIIANYKILAQHIAPAECSAVVKANAYGMGAEKISSALYQAGCRTFFVSQIQEALQLKTILPSNITLVLLNGFPPTTEEFVAQAGLIPVLNSWHAIESWQMLCQKKHQKFPAIIQIDTHMNRLGLDQEELQQLIKQPTIFEKANIKYIMSHLSNGDDATHASNDTQLTAMKTALAQLPTCKVSLANSGGIFLNSDFYFDLVRPGIALYGVDPHGKCPTPIKPVLKLETQVIQSRHVDAGTPVGYGGSFVTSRPSTLTTISIGYADGWLRTLSNKGVVYFNGHKLPIIGRISMDSTIVDATDLECEKPKIGDWVELIGPHQTVEDVAADADTIPYEILTSLGPRCKRIYI